The genomic window TTTTTTCGGAAGCGTCAATATTGATTCACTTTATAAATTTTATAAATATTTATGCCCAACTCTTATTTATTATCATCTTTTATTACGTTATACCCTGCAACATCACCTATAAATAAAGCGTTACCTCCAACATAAATACCACCTTTTAGACGTTGTGCAACTGGCAGAGCAAAAAGCGTCCGTTTATCAGTATGTGGTATCGTTTTGTAAAATTTATCTCTTTCTTTGATCATTTCCATATGAAATAAATTTTGTTGCTGTACTTGTTCTTCCTCAAATTGCATTTTCTGCTTTTGTAAATTTTGTCTGAGCATTTGTATTTCCATTTCCTCTAAGAGACTTAACTTTATCTCTTGACACTCTTGCTGATTACGCTTAGTTTGCAGTTCTACTTCTTGTTGAAACCGTATTATTTCTAATTCATGCTCCTCCAATAAAATTTTTTTACGGCGAATAAGTTTACGGGCTTCTGCTTCTAAAGATAGCCTTATATAAAGATTTCTAAAATTAAATATATCTATATCATAAATTTTTATTTTGAAGTTATCACTTATTTCTTTTTCTGCTACACCGATTTCTTCTAGCTCGTATTTACGGCTAATGCGTCGCATTTCATCAATAATGAAAGGCTGCAAGACTGAGTAAATGTTTCTAACATTGCGACGGACAATTATCTCTGGCTCACGCACCGAACAGGTAAACGTAACCTCAGCTTGGAAGTCAAACGCATCGGTTACACAAGGTAATTTACATTCAAAGCATATGGTGAAGTCGCTCAAGTCAACTTTATAAACTAGACTATATTTCCCCCAGACTATCTCTCCTCTGGTTAGTCCTTTTTGACCTTCAGTAATGATCATTGTAGGTTCTCCATTACCTACAAAAACTAGTGCAGTATTAGCATCTGGAATAGGAATTTTATTTAACAGACCCCAGCGAGATAGTTCTTCTTTACTGAGAATAGGGTTGTATGAAGTAGTCATTACATTTATCTCCGAAATTCAATATTTAAATGCTGACTAATAGTTGAAATAATCTTGGATGCAGAACAGGTAGGATCTGCAATAGCCCATCTTTTCAGGTAACTTAATATACGTTTTCCGTCTTCGCTAGGCTCTCTATTTTTACTCCCGTCTATAGCTAAGTTATAGATAATACGTCCTAGCACTGAATAGAAGCGGCTATCATAATCTACGTAGTCGAGCCATTGATGAATCCGATCTAAAGCATGATTACGAGTTGCTTTCAGGCTTAATGCACGCTGTAACAAAGAAGTAATAATTTGTGTATAGACTTTTTTTTCTTCTGTATCCTTTGCTAACCAGAGTAGAATAAGTGACTTGCTATAGTTGGAGTTATTAGGTGCTTTTTTTATTTGCATCAATTCCAAAAAAACAACCAAACCCAATTGGTGTGTTTTGGAAGTATCTACCTCTTGTGTCCAATCTTGGAGTACTTGTAAAACAGCCGCATACTGACCTGCATTAAACAGATTGACGATGCTTTCAGCGACAGCAAAAAATATTGATGGGTTATTAGATTGAGCGATCGCCAATAAATCTCGTAGTGCATTACCAGGAAACAGAATACCAACACCACTATAGGCAGCGATCACAGTCCCAGCCAAACGGGGATTATTCCCCAGATTGCTCCAGCTTTTGAGTAACTTTAAGACCTGTGGTGCTAGTTTGTCATCATAGATGCACAGACTAAAGGTGAGTGCTGCTAGTTGTTGCTGGCGTGGATGTTCACTATTTGCCCATGATCGCAGGACTTCTTTGAGTACCATATCAAAGTTATGCTTACTCAATTCACTAACAGCCGCCGCAGCTCTAACACGCACTTCAAAATTATTATGTGATCCTAATTGATGCAACCACGTTAATAGGGGTTCGCGCCATTTGTACAAAACTTTCCAGACATAAGCTAAAATTGCAGGCTGAAACTGAGGAATATCAAACACTATCAAGTCAACTTCGCGACTACCATACTCAGTAGGATTTCCTAATCCCTTTTCTAAATGAGCGCAAACGTCTTTAACTTCATCCCAAAGTTTTTTGTTTAACTCTTCCTCACGATTCGACTGTTCATCTTCTTGGGTCGGTGGTTTGGCGATCGCTTGTAAATTCTGGCTAGCGTTGAGAACTGTATCATCGCTTGTACCACTCAATACAGCCAGAGTAATCATCAAAACTCGTTGTTTGAGGTTAGGATGGGTTTCAAACCAACTCAAGACTTGTTTATCAACTAGCAAGCTAAAGCGGGAAAGAGCCTGGTTGAGTTTTAGCTGGTCTTCGGCGACTTCTACCAGTAGTTTTGCTAACTTATCAACGTCATTAGGTAGCAATTTATTTTGTTGCAGCAGTTCGCGGACTTCTTCTGTCTGCATCAGGGTCTCACCAATAGCCAATTTTTCTTTTGGTAGATACCATTGCAGATGTTTTGTCAAGAGGTCTGTAATGGCTGGTAAATTCTCCCAATGCACGATATATCCATCCACATCTTCCAACGAGATGGGAATGCGACTGTCAAGAGTGATGACGAGATGACTATTTTGCTGACGAAACTTGTGACTGAGACTGTTGAGTAGCGATCGCCTCAGTTTAATCACGCCTTCAGGTGCAAAGTTATCAATTACATATCCTACTTGGTTGGCACACTCAAATAAACCCAGGTCTTCGATAATCGGATCAAGTTCCAAAATTTCCTCATTGTGTAAGCTAGACAGCAGACAAATGGCTGTACTCCATTTGCCTAGATGTAAGTCACCACGAACAATCAGGATATGTTTCTCATGTAAAATGTTTTGTGCTTGGATGTAGCCGTCGGTTTGGACGTAGACGCTAGATATTTTTTGAATTTCTACTGGCGCAACTTGTCCTGCTACTCCCTTTGCAGAACTACTATTTGCTGTCACAGTAGTATTAACTTTTATATCTCGTCCACTGACATCTCCCTCAAACTTAGCATTACCGACAACATGAACACCGCCAATATATACTGTGGCAACTCCTAGTCCACGCTGTAACAAGTCATCAAAATTTTGGGCTTCGTTACTCTTGTGCTTAAAATAGTCTCCCAATTCTTCAGCTAAATTCTTACCCGTCGATGCTTCCGGTTTGACATTTTGAGGTTCACTTTTTTCAGCATCAGCAGATGGAGACGTAGGCGATGGTTGGGGTTCGGCAACAGGATGATCGCTCACGGGATACCTTTAATTTTAAGAAACACAGGTGACAGGTGACAGTGAAGAGGAAAGAAGCCTGCCTACGCAGAATTTTTCTTAATCCGCGCAGGCGGGTTAAGTCTGTATAGCCAAGCCAATGCGTTCGGTTGCCAGACTTGTAGCCACTGGCGTGCGATTTCTCATCGTCTGGTGTGTCTAGCACACCCTAAATTTGCCCTACATTTCAAATAGTTCCTTACTTATCACCTTTGCTTAAATCGCGTCCTGCAACATCTCCCCCAAAGGAAGCATTGCCGCCAACATAGATACCGCCATCTTGCTGAACGACTGTGGCAGTGGCAGTGGGAGTTGTAGAAAACGCCTTGGCTATTTCTGCTGCAAATTCAGTATCTTCAGTGAGTAATTTTTTGATTTGTAGGCGCAGGTATGCTTTTGCATCTTCATCGTCTGGATTGTTTACTACCTCAGCTATAGCATCTTGGGCTGATGGTTTTGCTTGTAACCTAGGGTGTAATTTTACCCAAAGAGTCTTGACTTTATCCGAAATATCCGATCCTATCTTTCCTAATGCTCCATCGCCTACTTTGACTAGAATTGGTAGTGCTGGAGTCAAAATTGCTGTTACAGCTTGGGCGAGTGCGTTAACATCAATCATGATGCTGACATCCTAAAATTTACAACTACAATAAACTGAGCCGGACTCGTGTTTAAAGAATCTCTCCCATACATTTCACTGCAACAGCAGTGGTTTATTCTCCGAGAAAATGCGTAAACACAACTATTGTAATATATGTCTTGATTTTTTGTAATACGTATATTTTGCGCCAAAATTAGTCAAAATTATTGCTATAGTTTTATAAAACTATAGCAATCCGCTTTGATGTGGAGAAGGAATAGGGAACAGTCAAGGATGACTAATGACTGTTAACTAATGACTGTTAACTAATGACTGTTAACTAATGACTAACGTCCATTAACTACTGAATCATTTTGAATGTCTGAAACAATCGAGCGTATACCTTCTAGAGTAGCGGGTATAGTGCGGGGATCCATAAACATGACTTTACTACTATCGCTCTTACCGATGGTAGAACCCATATCCAGATAACCTAAAGCCAACAAGACTTCTAAAGCTGGGCGGGCAGTAGCATTGGAGTTAATTTTTTGCGCTATAATTTCTGCGGATTCTGCGATCGCCTGAGCTTTGAGAACTTGCTGCTGACGTTCCGCCTGTGCTTTCAAGACGATCGCTTTTTGTTCTGCTTCTGCTTGTAAAATCACAGATTTTTGCCTAGCTTCTGCATCTAAGATTTGGGCTTCAGCTTTACCTCTAGCACTATTAACAGCCGCTTCCCGTTCACCCTCAGAATTTAAAATGGCTGCTCGTCTGCGGCGTTCTGCTGACATTTGCAGTTCCATCGATTCCGTTACCGCCTGGGAAGGGATAATGTCTCGCAGTTCTACCCGCGTCACCTTCACACCCCAAGGATCAGTAGCAATATCCAAATCTCTTAACAAAAGTTCATTAATTTGGGAGCGAGCGGTAAAAGTTTGGTCTAATTCCAGTTGTCCCATTTCCGAGCGAATTTGAGTCAGCACCAAATTGGTCATTGCTGAATGGAGATTTTCTACCTTGTACCAGGCTTTTTCCATATCGACAATCCGCCAATAAATCA from Nostoc sp. UHCC 0870 includes these protein-coding regions:
- a CDS encoding SPFH domain-containing protein, coding for MTTSYNPILSKEELSRWGLLNKIPIPDANTALVFVGNGEPTMIITEGQKGLTRGEIVWGKYSLVYKVDLSDFTICFECKLPCVTDAFDFQAEVTFTCSVREPEIIVRRNVRNIYSVLQPFIIDEMRRISRKYELEEIGVAEKEISDNFKIKIYDIDIFNFRNLYIRLSLEAEARKLIRRKKILLEEHELEIIRFQQEVELQTKRNQQECQEIKLSLLEEMEIQMLRQNLQKQKMQFEEEQVQQQNLFHMEMIKERDKFYKTIPHTDKRTLFALPVAQRLKGGIYVGGNALFIGDVAGYNVIKDDNK
- a CDS encoding SPFH domain-containing protein, whose translation is MFENFFLLIFLALGGSAVAGSVKVINQGNESLVERLGSYNKKLEPGLNFVIPFLDKIVYHETIREKVLDIPPQKCITRDNVGIEVDAVIYWRIVDMEKAWYKVENLHSAMTNLVLTQIRSEMGQLELDQTFTARSQINELLLRDLDIATDPWGVKVTRVELRDIIPSQAVTESMELQMSAERRRRAAILNSEGEREAAVNSARGKAEAQILDAEARQKSVILQAEAEQKAIVLKAQAERQQQVLKAQAIAESAEIIAQKINSNATARPALEVLLALGYLDMGSTIGKSDSSKVMFMDPRTIPATLEGIRSIVSDIQNDSVVNGR